The proteins below are encoded in one region of Clostridium estertheticum:
- a CDS encoding anti-sigma factor domain-containing protein, whose amino-acid sequence MQKSGKIINIEKNKVYVVTKNNEFVTLKRNVIEPVLGEIYVGEKVKPFALWKYILSLICSLLIVFVIRQLYMNNRYNYSVIVDMNCSLKMDVNSSNNVTNVEGISSGGYKIKQLVNLKDTSLNQSLHLILDESIKQKYLTKAHADDGFKISIFITGNKNKAPINLTEFEKYAETHNFKVLINDNGQAIIN is encoded by the coding sequence ATGCAAAAATCAGGTAAAATAATTAATATTGAAAAAAATAAGGTGTATGTTGTTACCAAAAATAATGAGTTTGTAACCCTCAAAAGAAATGTAATTGAGCCTGTACTAGGTGAAATATATGTAGGTGAAAAAGTTAAACCCTTTGCCCTTTGGAAATACATCTTATCACTTATTTGTTCTTTATTAATAGTATTTGTAATAAGGCAATTATATATGAATAATAGATATAATTACTCCGTTATCGTCGACATGAATTGTTCTCTAAAAATGGATGTAAATTCTTCAAATAATGTTACAAATGTTGAAGGCATTAGCTCTGGCGGTTATAAAATAAAACAACTTGTAAATCTCAAAGATACATCACTTAACCAGTCCTTACATTTAATTTTAGATGAATCTATTAAGCAAAAATACTTAACTAAAGCACATGCAGATGACGGTTTTAAAATTTCTATATTTATTACTGGCAATAAAAATAAAGCTCCAATTAACTTAACTGAGTTTGAAAAATATGCAGAAACTCATAATTTTAAAGTTCTAATAAATGATAATGGACAAGCAATAATTAATTAG
- the rluF gene encoding 23S rRNA pseudouridine(2604) synthase RluF, whose amino-acid sequence MKIIHDEKKKNIINHYETSDSKTRLNKFISETGFCSRREADKLIDKGKVTVNGKMPEMGTQVCKTDDIKINGNPLKNKEDHIYLAFNKPVGITCTTEHKINGNIIDFINYPKRIFPIGRLDKASQGLIFLTNDGDIVNKILRSGNSHEKEYIVTVDKPISPDFIKNMANGIPILKTTTKKCLVKKESKYVFKIILTQGLNRQIRRMCEYLGYSVMRLERLRIMNVSINNLPTGRWRFLSKNELIGINNLISDSIKTENASK is encoded by the coding sequence ATGAAAATCATACATGATGAAAAAAAGAAAAATATTATTAATCACTATGAAACTAGTGATTCAAAAACTAGATTAAATAAATTCATAAGTGAAACAGGTTTTTGTTCTAGGCGTGAAGCAGATAAGCTAATTGATAAAGGTAAAGTCACAGTAAATGGCAAAATGCCTGAAATGGGCACCCAGGTGTGTAAAACTGATGACATTAAAATAAATGGTAACCCACTAAAAAATAAAGAAGATCACATTTATTTAGCTTTCAATAAACCTGTTGGAATAACATGTACTACTGAGCATAAAATTAATGGAAATATCATAGATTTTATAAATTACCCAAAAAGGATCTTTCCAATCGGTCGTCTCGACAAAGCTTCCCAAGGTCTTATCTTTTTAACTAACGATGGTGACATTGTAAATAAAATTTTACGCTCAGGTAATAGTCATGAAAAGGAGTATATCGTCACTGTAGATAAACCAATATCTCCTGATTTCATAAAAAATATGGCAAATGGTATCCCTATACTTAAAACTACTACTAAAAAATGTTTGGTAAAAAAAGAAAGCAAATATGTTTTCAAAATAATTTTAACGCAGGGACTTAACCGTCAAATACGAAGAATGTGTGAGTATTTAGGTTACTCGGTTATGAGACTTGAGAGGCTTAGAATTATGAATGTTTCTATAAATAATTTACCTACCGGTAGATGGAGATTTCTATCTAAAAATGAACTAATTGGTATTAATAATCTAATTTCCGACTCCATAAAAACTGAAAATGCTTCTAAATAA
- the ispF gene encoding 2-C-methyl-D-erythritol 2,4-cyclodiphosphate synthase: MRIGMGYDVHKLVNDRKLILGGVTIPHDTGLLGHSDADVLIHAIMDALLGAAALGDIGKHFPDTDTKYKGISSISLLKYVCILIKNKNYIIENIDATIIAQEPKMAPHIPYMVKNIATALDLPIDKVNIKATTEEGLGFTGHCEGISSNAICLLK, encoded by the coding sequence TTGAGAATAGGAATGGGATATGATGTTCACAAATTAGTTAATGATAGAAAATTAATACTCGGGGGAGTGACTATACCTCATGATACTGGTTTACTTGGTCATTCAGATGCAGATGTTCTAATTCATGCAATTATGGATGCACTCTTAGGTGCTGCTGCACTTGGTGATATTGGAAAACATTTTCCTGACACTGATACTAAATATAAAGGCATATCAAGTATATCTTTACTTAAATATGTTTGTATCCTAATAAAAAACAAAAATTATATAATTGAAAATATTGATGCTACAATAATAGCACAAGAACCTAAAATGGCACCACATATACCCTATATGGTAAAAAATATTGCGACCGCCCTTGATTTACCTATAGATAAGGTTAATATTAAAGCTACTACCGAGGAAGGCCTCGGTTTCACTGGTCACTGCGAGGGAATATCATCTAATGCTATATGTCTTTTAAAATAG
- the argF gene encoding ornithine carbamoyltransferase, whose product MMFNLRNRNFLTLMDFSPKEIHYFLELARDLKRAKYAGTERQTLKGKNIVLLFEKDSTRTRCSFEVGALDQGAHVTYLGPTGSQMGKKESIADTARVLGRMYDGIEYRGYGQDVVEELAKYAGVPVWNGLTTEDHPTQILADFLTVQEHFSKPLNEIKFVYAGDGRNNMANALMIGAAKMGMDFRIIAPNSLFPQEVLVSKCREVAKETGASITITDDVAKGVKDADVIYTDVWVSMGEADEVWAQRINLLKPYQVNKEMMDLTGNKNTKFMHCLPAFHNLKTKVGMDIYEKFGMNGVEVTDEVFESPASIVFDEAENRMHTIKAIMVATLGD is encoded by the coding sequence ATTATGTTTAACTTAAGGAACAGAAATTTTTTAACACTTATGGATTTTTCACCAAAAGAGATTCATTATTTTCTTGAATTAGCTAGAGATTTAAAGAGGGCTAAATATGCAGGCACAGAAAGGCAAACATTAAAGGGTAAGAACATAGTATTATTATTTGAGAAAGATTCAACTAGAACGAGATGTTCATTTGAAGTTGGAGCACTTGATCAAGGAGCACATGTTACATATCTTGGACCTACAGGGAGTCAAATGGGTAAAAAGGAGTCCATTGCAGATACTGCAAGGGTTTTAGGCAGAATGTATGATGGTATTGAATATAGAGGGTATGGCCAAGACGTAGTTGAGGAACTAGCAAAATATGCAGGAGTGCCAGTATGGAATGGATTAACTACCGAGGATCATCCTACTCAAATTCTTGCTGATTTTTTAACAGTGCAAGAACATTTTTCGAAACCATTAAATGAAATTAAATTTGTTTATGCAGGAGATGGAAGAAATAATATGGCAAATGCTCTTATGATAGGAGCTGCTAAGATGGGAATGGACTTTAGAATAATTGCACCAAATTCATTATTTCCGCAGGAAGTACTAGTTAGTAAATGTAGAGAAGTAGCAAAAGAGACAGGAGCAAGTATTACTATTACTGATGATGTAGCAAAAGGAGTAAAGGATGCAGATGTTATATATACTGATGTTTGGGTTTCAATGGGAGAAGCGGATGAGGTTTGGGCTCAAAGAATTAATCTGTTAAAACCATATCAAGTTAATAAAGAAATGATGGATTTAACAGGAAACAAGAATACTAAATTTATGCATTGTTTGCCAGCATTCCATAATTTGAAAACTAAAGTTGGCATGGATATATATGAAAAATTTGGGATGAATGGTGTAGAGGTTACGGATGAAGTATTTGAAAGTCCAGCTTCAATAGTATTTGATGAAGCGGAGAATAGAATGCATACTATAAAAGCAATTATGGTGGCGACTCTGGGAGATTAA
- a CDS encoding C40 family peptidase codes for MRKRIISLIVTIGLAATISMQVMANPLSDKLSNQKSQLESQKNAYKKAQSNIQSIEVSIEKLDSDIEKMYTQVDKTNVKVGETQKQIVKTTKDIQVAQDNIKKEQDLFNERMRSMYMNGVGSYVEVLLNSDGIGDFISRAETVKKIVEYDNKIVAELTAKKSKVEDQKLALETEKTKLLLLKADNEAKLAKLKDTKKDQSVLILEATKQEKLYSGKVNDGQATVDATMKQIQQMKDNLPNYTASRGGSSSFSSNAVVAYASNFLGTPYVWGASGPQFFDCSGFMQYVYAHFGVSLSRTTYTQINEGSYVARGDLQPGDLIFFGTAADPHHVGMYVGNNSYIEAPRTGDVIKITELTRGDYVTARRVR; via the coding sequence TTGCGTAAAAGAATAATATCATTGATAGTAACAATTGGCCTTGCAGCTACAATAAGCATGCAGGTAATGGCAAATCCATTATCAGATAAACTTAGTAATCAAAAAAGTCAGTTAGAAAGTCAAAAAAACGCATACAAGAAAGCTCAAAGTAACATTCAAAGTATAGAAGTATCTATTGAAAAATTAGATTCAGACATAGAAAAGATGTATACACAAGTTGATAAAACAAATGTTAAAGTAGGGGAAACCCAGAAACAAATAGTGAAGACAACAAAGGATATACAAGTTGCACAGGATAATATTAAAAAAGAGCAAGACTTATTTAATGAGAGAATGCGAAGCATGTATATGAATGGCGTCGGTAGCTATGTGGAAGTTTTATTAAATTCCGACGGAATAGGAGATTTTATTTCAAGAGCTGAAACTGTTAAAAAAATTGTTGAGTATGATAATAAAATTGTCGCAGAGTTAACAGCTAAAAAGAGTAAGGTTGAAGACCAAAAGCTAGCACTTGAAACTGAAAAAACAAAGCTATTATTGTTAAAAGCTGATAATGAAGCAAAACTCGCAAAGCTTAAAGATACTAAGAAAGATCAAAGCGTATTAATCTTGGAAGCTACAAAACAAGAAAAATTGTATTCAGGCAAGGTTAATGATGGACAAGCTACAGTAGATGCTACTATGAAGCAAATACAACAAATGAAAGATAATCTTCCTAATTACACTGCATCTAGAGGAGGATCATCATCATTTAGTTCAAATGCTGTAGTTGCATATGCAAGTAATTTTTTAGGGACGCCGTACGTTTGGGGTGCTAGTGGTCCTCAGTTTTTTGATTGCTCTGGATTTATGCAATATGTATATGCTCATTTCGGTGTTTCACTTAGTAGAACTACTTATACACAAATAAACGAAGGCTCATATGTAGCTAGAGGAGATTTGCAACCGGGAGATTTAATTTTCTTTGGTACAGCAGCAGATCCACACCATGTAGGAATGTATGTAGGTAATAACTCATATATTGAAGCACCACGTACTGGTGATGTAATCAAAATAACAGAATTGACAAGAGGAGATTATGTTACTGCGAGAAGAGTTAGGTAA
- the rsmI gene encoding 16S rRNA (cytidine(1402)-2'-O)-methyltransferase: MAGKLYLVPTPIGNLKDITLRALEVLQSVDIIAAEDTRQSLKLLNHFNIKKILISYHKFNELGKSEDIIRQVKEGKNIAIISDAGTPGISDPGSVIVSKCIEQNIEFVVLPGATAITTALVYSGLDTTKFIFRGFLPRENKERKPIIDDLINRSETLIFYEAPHRLLSTLEFLYENIGNRKISMCRELTKLYEEIIRLTLEQAIEYYKQNSPRGEYVLVVEGKSKEAIDKDERAKWDSLTIEEHIQKYMDDGINKKDAMKLVAKDRNLPKSEIYKHSLKL; the protein is encoded by the coding sequence ATGGCAGGAAAATTATATTTAGTTCCAACTCCGATAGGAAATTTAAAGGATATTACGCTTAGAGCATTAGAAGTTCTTCAAAGTGTGGATATAATAGCAGCAGAAGACACAAGGCAAAGTTTAAAACTTTTAAATCATTTTAATATAAAAAAAATACTTATAAGTTATCATAAGTTTAATGAGTTAGGAAAAAGTGAGGATATAATTAGGCAAGTAAAAGAAGGTAAAAATATAGCTATTATTAGTGATGCAGGAACACCCGGGATATCAGATCCTGGAAGTGTTATAGTTTCAAAGTGTATAGAGCAAAATATAGAATTTGTGGTATTACCTGGAGCTACTGCAATAACTACTGCACTTGTATATTCTGGCCTTGACACTACAAAATTTATTTTTAGAGGATTCCTACCTAGGGAGAATAAAGAAAGAAAACCTATTATTGATGATTTAATAAATAGGAGTGAGACTTTAATTTTTTATGAGGCGCCTCACAGACTTTTAAGTACTTTAGAATTCCTATATGAGAATATTGGAAATAGAAAGATATCAATGTGTAGGGAACTTACAAAACTGTATGAAGAGATAATAAGGCTAACACTAGAACAAGCAATAGAATATTATAAACAGAATTCTCCAAGAGGAGAATATGTATTAGTAGTTGAAGGTAAGAGTAAGGAAGCTATAGATAAAGATGAAAGGGCTAAATGGGATTCGCTAACTATAGAAGAGCATATACAAAAATATATGGATGATGGGATAAATAAAAAAGATGCAATGAAGTTAGTTGCAAAGGATAGAAACCTGCCTAAATCTGAAATATATAAACATTCTTTAAAATTATAA
- a CDS encoding tRNA1(Val) (adenine(37)-N6)-methyltransferase, with protein sequence MEFLRTDETLDDLQLKGIHVIQKKHAFRFGVDAVLLANFVKVRKNAKVVDLCTGTGIIPFILAGKTTASNIIGVEIQEEFVDMANRSIEYNNLEDKIKFINGDLKDIELIKKIDKVDIVTVNPPYKLQNSGLISLNDKDAIARHEICCTLEDVIIAGRILLKDNGRMYMVHRPDRLADILCTMRKHRIEPKRIRMVHPSVNKAPNIVLIEGQRDGGAFLKWDPPLYVHVEDGGYTQEIKNMYNSDTN encoded by the coding sequence ATGGAGTTTTTAAGAACGGATGAAACTTTAGATGATCTTCAACTAAAAGGCATTCACGTTATTCAAAAAAAACACGCTTTTCGATTTGGAGTGGATGCAGTACTGCTTGCCAATTTTGTGAAAGTAAGAAAAAATGCTAAAGTTGTTGATTTATGCACTGGTACGGGCATAATACCTTTTATATTAGCAGGTAAAACAACCGCAAGTAATATAATTGGGGTGGAAATTCAAGAAGAGTTTGTTGATATGGCAAATAGATCCATAGAATATAACAATTTAGAGGATAAAATTAAATTTATAAATGGAGACTTAAAAGATATAGAGCTTATTAAAAAAATTGATAAGGTAGACATTGTTACAGTTAATCCACCTTATAAACTTCAAAACTCCGGATTAATAAGTTTAAATGATAAGGATGCTATAGCAAGACATGAAATTTGTTGTACATTAGAAGATGTAATTATTGCAGGTAGAATTCTTCTAAAGGATAATGGAAGAATGTATATGGTGCATAGACCGGATAGATTAGCTGATATCTTGTGCACTATGAGGAAGCATAGAATTGAGCCTAAACGTATAAGAATGGTGCACCCAAGCGTAAATAAGGCACCTAATATTGTCCTTATTGAAGGGCAGAGGGATGGGGGGGCGTTTTTAAAATGGGACCCTCCTCTTTATGTTCATGTAGAAGATGGTGGATATACTCAGGAAATTAAAAACATGTATAATTCAGATACAAATTAA
- a CDS encoding type II toxin-antitoxin system VapC family toxin, which translates to MQLILYPFKNIVFNKNSVLLDASFLISLIYDDDIKHSDCLSCLKQLSEGGSVFYTTSIITAEVMNKVLYKLFISDIQCKINNVRPYNSMDNIRSITNSFSRHDTKILKEKKKDRLIHIPYKRYFDNISKNSMKRNLLNIYYSKSVEIISELEKIINIKYLNISEECISLVKKFMCDSLLSVNDAFHIATAEHNNIDFFLTLDGDFIFAESSEMKILKI; encoded by the coding sequence ATGCAATTAATATTATATCCATTTAAAAATATAGTTTTCAATAAAAACTCTGTGTTATTAGATGCATCTTTCTTGATCAGCTTAATTTATGATGACGATATTAAGCATAGTGATTGTTTATCATGCTTAAAACAACTTTCAGAGGGGGGTTCTGTTTTTTACACTACTAGTATTATAACAGCTGAGGTCATGAATAAAGTACTTTATAAATTGTTTATTAGTGACATTCAATGCAAAATAAATAATGTTAGGCCGTATAACTCAATGGATAATATTAGATCTATTACAAATAGCTTCAGCCGCCATGATACAAAAATATTAAAAGAAAAGAAAAAAGACAGACTTATTCATATTCCATATAAAAGGTATTTTGATAATATTTCTAAAAATTCTATGAAAAGAAATTTACTTAATATCTATTACAGTAAATCTGTAGAAATAATCTCAGAATTAGAAAAAATTATAAATATAAAATATCTTAATATTTCTGAAGAATGTATTTCTTTAGTTAAAAAATTTATGTGCGATAGCTTATTGTCAGTAAATGATGCTTTCCACATAGCCACTGCGGAGCACAACAATATAGATTTCTTCCTTACTTTGGATGGTGATTTTATTTTTGCCGAAAGTAGCGAAATGAAAATACTTAAGATTTAA
- a CDS encoding LysM peptidoglycan-binding domain-containing protein translates to MRMKKGIISISTVAVLILVVFLAVRYVGGREHVAKVKAADATIVQNDNSTSVSSTNKTTNENTLETDTNKMDVAYINDKTNVGIYTVKKNDTVFSIAKTYMPSQDKSKIVEFIRNRNSMGESYKISEGQKIVIPYEIKADTSKADTSKSDTSKAVVAEGNTTEYVVKKQDTLTSIAKNNMPSYSVKKAIGMLKETNKIVDENAIKDGTHIYIPK, encoded by the coding sequence ATGAGAATGAAAAAAGGAATAATTAGTATATCTACCGTTGCTGTGTTAATTTTAGTAGTATTTCTTGCAGTAAGATATGTAGGAGGGCGAGAACACGTTGCCAAGGTAAAGGCAGCAGATGCTACTATAGTGCAAAATGATAATTCGACTTCTGTAAGCAGTACCAATAAAACGACAAATGAAAATACTTTAGAGACAGATACTAATAAAATGGATGTTGCTTATATAAATGATAAAACCAATGTTGGAATTTACACTGTTAAAAAGAATGATACAGTGTTTAGTATTGCTAAAACGTATATGCCTAGTCAGGATAAAAGTAAAATCGTAGAATTTATTAGAAATAGAAATAGTATGGGTGAATCTTATAAAATTTCAGAGGGTCAGAAGATAGTAATCCCATATGAAATAAAAGCAGATACATCAAAAGCAGATACATCGAAATCAGATACATCAAAAGCAGTAGTTGCAGAAGGGAATACTACTGAATATGTTGTTAAAAAGCAGGATACATTAACTTCAATTGCTAAAAATAATATGCCTTCTTATAGTGTGAAAAAAGCGATTGGAATGTTAAAGGAAACAAATAAAATTGTAGATGAGAATGCAATAAAGGATGGCACACATATCTATATTCCTAAATAA
- a CDS encoding YkuS family protein, producing the protein MKKIAVQEGLNPIKEYLSNEGYVVKEFDNSKKNAGHFLDRYDVVIVTGENQGIMGAQETITSTPIINASGMTGEEVREQIDRSSRK; encoded by the coding sequence ATGAAGAAAATAGCAGTACAGGAGGGATTGAACCCAATTAAAGAGTATTTAAGTAATGAAGGTTATGTTGTCAAAGAATTTGATAATAGTAAAAAGAATGCAGGCCATTTCTTAGATAGGTATGATGTTGTTATTGTAACAGGTGAGAATCAAGGGATAATGGGAGCCCAGGAAACTATAACATCTACTCCAATTATTAATGCAAGTGGTATGACAGGGGAAGAAGTTAGGGAGCAAATAGATAGAAGTAGTAGAAAATAG
- a CDS encoding heavy-metal-associated domain-containing protein, translating into MKSVIKVCNMNTSEDISNVNLAISNNQGVIACQINSESKQVEIIYDDYFITADNLIEAIEEAGYAVI; encoded by the coding sequence ATGAAGTCAGTTATAAAAGTTTGTAATATGAATACTTCAGAAGATATTAGTAATGTTAATTTAGCAATATCAAATAATCAAGGTGTAATCGCTTGTCAAATAAATAGCGAAAGCAAACAAGTAGAAATAATATATGATGATTATTTTATAACAGCTGACAATTTAATTGAAGCAATTGAAGAGGCTGGTTATGCGGTTATATAA
- a CDS encoding PSP1 domain-containing protein: MVTVIGVRFKKAGKIYYFSPNDIDIKKEDRVIVETVRGIEFGECVIGTKEIKEDDIVSPLKCVIRKATDADAEKDLDNKRKEKEAYEICLEKIHKHELDMKLIDVEYTFDNNKVIFYFTADGRVDFRELVKDLAAVFRTRIELRQIGVRDEAKMVGGLGPCGRPMCCSTFLGEFAPVSIKMAKEQNLSLNPTKISGICGRLMCCLNYEQDTYEKIRKTLPTVGSVVDTPYGRADVIGNSVVKESVKIKMKLNGSDEEIVEVKIEDLTLVTGRYEDAVNDEDIKLELAKNGEDSYIIKELIKDN, translated from the coding sequence ATGGTTACAGTAATAGGAGTACGATTTAAAAAAGCTGGTAAAATATATTATTTTAGTCCAAATGATATAGATATTAAAAAAGAAGATAGAGTTATTGTAGAAACGGTAAGAGGAATAGAATTTGGAGAATGTGTTATTGGCACAAAAGAGATCAAGGAAGATGATATAGTATCTCCTCTTAAATGTGTTATTAGAAAAGCCACAGATGCAGATGCAGAAAAAGATTTGGATAATAAAAGAAAAGAAAAGGAAGCGTATGAAATATGCTTAGAGAAGATACATAAACACGAACTTGATATGAAACTTATAGATGTAGAGTATACTTTTGATAATAATAAAGTTATATTTTACTTTACGGCAGATGGACGTGTGGATTTTCGTGAACTCGTAAAGGATTTAGCTGCAGTATTTAGAACAAGGATAGAACTTAGACAAATAGGAGTTAGGGATGAAGCAAAAATGGTTGGTGGTCTTGGACCATGTGGTAGACCTATGTGTTGTTCGACTTTTCTTGGTGAATTTGCACCAGTATCAATAAAAATGGCTAAAGAACAAAATTTATCATTAAATCCTACAAAAATTTCAGGTATTTGTGGCAGGCTTATGTGTTGCTTAAATTATGAGCAGGATACTTATGAAAAAATAAGAAAAACTTTACCTACAGTAGGGTCTGTAGTGGATACTCCTTATGGGAGAGCAGATGTTATTGGTAATAGTGTTGTAAAAGAATCGGTCAAAATCAAGATGAAACTTAATGGTAGTGATGAAGAAATTGTCGAGGTTAAAATTGAAGATTTAACATTAGTTACCGGGAGATACGAAGATGCTGTAAATGATGAAGATATTAAATTAGAACTTGCTAAAAATGGAGAAGATTCATATATAATAAAGGAATTAATTAAAGATAACTAG
- a CDS encoding DNA polymerase III subunit delta', whose product MSFGDIIGHSNIKNQITKAIQLDKLSHAHILVGEDGIGKSILAKNIGLMILGENEDRQYVDLVEWQIDKNKSTIGVSSIRTLIEEINKKPFEGDKKVIIIYHAHKMTVQAQNAFLKTIEEPPKNVTILLLCENLEVILDTIKSRCQIHKLKNLNIDEMKEFLSKNYSDLSIDQIKVILAFSDGIPGKAEKFIKDNNFKDIRDITLEILLKLNSAKTEELIKYEKKLSSQKDNFEEILTAFLSYIRDTIIYKEVEEENLIINIDKLLTIKELANIFSFNKLNGIINIINDTRENLDRNVNPALAFEVMLLKMQEV is encoded by the coding sequence ATGAGTTTTGGGGATATAATAGGACATAGCAATATAAAAAATCAAATAACTAAGGCAATACAATTGGATAAATTATCGCATGCTCATATTTTAGTTGGAGAAGATGGTATAGGCAAAAGTATACTCGCAAAAAATATAGGGCTTATGATTTTAGGTGAAAATGAAGATAGGCAGTATGTTGATTTGGTGGAATGGCAAATTGATAAAAACAAAAGCACAATAGGTGTTAGTTCCATAAGAACCTTGATTGAAGAGATTAATAAAAAACCTTTTGAAGGAGATAAAAAAGTTATCATTATCTATCACGCTCACAAAATGACGGTGCAAGCGCAAAATGCTTTTTTAAAAACAATTGAAGAACCACCTAAAAATGTGACTATACTCTTATTGTGTGAAAATCTTGAAGTCATATTGGATACAATAAAATCAAGATGTCAGATACATAAGCTAAAGAACTTGAATATAGATGAGATGAAAGAGTTTTTAAGTAAAAATTATTCTGATTTATCAATAGATCAAATAAAAGTGATTTTAGCTTTTAGTGATGGAATACCAGGAAAGGCTGAAAAATTTATTAAAGATAATAATTTCAAGGATATAAGAGATATTACCTTGGAAATATTACTTAAGTTAAATAGCGCTAAAACTGAGGAACTGATTAAATATGAAAAGAAATTATCAAGTCAAAAAGACAATTTCGAAGAAATATTAACTGCATTTCTTTCGTATATTAGGGATACTATAATATATAAGGAAGTTGAAGAAGAAAATTTAATTATTAATATAGATAAACTATTAACTATAAAAGAGTTAGCTAACATATTTTCATTTAACAAATTAAATGGTATTATAAATATAATCAATGATACTAGAGAGAACTTAGATAGAAACGTTAACCCGGCGTTAGCGTTTGAAGTAATGTTACTTAAAATGCAGGAGGTTTAA
- a CDS encoding cyclic-di-AMP receptor: MKLVIAIVQDDDANDLIEEITDKGFRVTKLATTGGFLKSGNTTLLIGVEKEKVDEVLAIIEEVCKERKQIISSPSPVAGSTGVYMPFPIEVDVGGANVFVVDVDKYIKV, encoded by the coding sequence ATGAAATTAGTTATTGCAATTGTACAAGATGATGATGCGAACGATTTAATTGAAGAAATAACAGATAAGGGTTTTAGAGTTACAAAACTCGCGACTACTGGAGGATTTTTAAAATCAGGAAATACAACATTGTTAATAGGTGTTGAAAAAGAAAAAGTTGATGAAGTTTTAGCTATTATTGAGGAAGTATGTAAAGAAAGAAAACAAATAATATCATCACCATCACCTGTAGCTGGATCAACAGGAGTCTATATGCCATTTCCTATTGAAGTAGACGTAGGTGGAGCAAATGTATTTGTAGTTGATGTAGATAAGTATATAAAGGTATAA
- the tmk gene encoding dTMP kinase, giving the protein MERGRMIVLEGPDGSGKTTQIELLEKHLQESGYEVVRVREPGGTEISEKIREIILDNDNCKMSYMCEALLYAASRAQLVNEVIKPALDKGKIVICDRFVYSSMVYQGIGRGLGMERIKSINEVALDGLKPDLTFMITIPYEEGLNRKKKQGNLDRLENSGNEFHKKVFEGYMDICIKYDKIEVLDGNRSVEEIQKDIINIIKIIKL; this is encoded by the coding sequence ATGGAAAGAGGGCGTATGATAGTACTAGAAGGCCCAGATGGTTCAGGAAAAACTACACAGATAGAGTTATTAGAAAAACATTTACAAGAATCTGGATATGAAGTAGTAAGAGTCAGGGAACCTGGAGGCACAGAAATTAGTGAAAAAATAAGAGAAATAATATTAGATAATGATAATTGCAAAATGAGTTATATGTGTGAAGCATTACTTTATGCTGCTTCTAGAGCACAATTAGTAAATGAGGTTATAAAGCCAGCGTTAGACAAGGGTAAAATAGTCATATGTGATCGTTTTGTCTATTCTTCGATGGTATATCAAGGCATTGGTCGAGGCCTTGGCATGGAGAGAATAAAGAGTATTAATGAGGTAGCGCTAGATGGTCTTAAGCCTGATTTAACATTTATGATTACAATTCCTTACGAGGAAGGGTTAAATAGAAAAAAAAAGCAAGGAAACTTAGATCGCTTAGAAAATAGTGGAAATGAGTTTCATAAAAAAGTTTTTGAAGGTTACATGGATATTTGTATAAAATATGATAAAATAGAAGTACTAGACGGTAATAGAAGTGTAGAAGAAATACAAAAGGATATAATAAATATAATTAAAATAATAAAATTATAA